Proteins from a single region of Caloramator sp. E03:
- the srtB gene encoding class B sortase: MKINIKKSFGFIFLLIAIISMIDLIYIFYEYKKDRDMYSELVKSAVYNESDKKIEFDNSLKVSNSLEKININEDKLKSINSDYKFWIRIENTKINYPVVQGKDNDYYTIYDFERKKRKAASIFIDCRNDMQKDKNIIIYGHNMHDGSMFHDLIKFKDKNFFENNKTIEITINNKKYIYEIFSVYVTSSSDNYLITAFSSPKDFMEYISKAKSKSLFKNNLEITSDDKIITLSTCSYEFNDARTVVHAKLIKQ; this comes from the coding sequence ATGAAAATAAATATAAAAAAATCTTTTGGTTTTATTTTTTTATTGATTGCTATTATATCAATGATTGATTTGATTTATATATTTTATGAATACAAAAAAGATAGAGATATGTATAGTGAATTAGTAAAAAGTGCTGTTTATAACGAATCGGATAAAAAAATTGAATTTGACAATAGCTTAAAAGTATCCAACAGTTTAGAAAAAATAAATATAAATGAAGACAAATTAAAATCAATTAATAGTGATTATAAATTTTGGATAAGGATAGAAAACACAAAGATCAACTATCCAGTAGTTCAAGGAAAAGATAATGATTATTATACCATTTATGATTTTGAACGCAAAAAAAGAAAAGCTGCATCAATATTTATTGATTGCAGGAATGATATGCAAAAAGATAAAAATATAATTATTTATGGCCATAATATGCATGATGGGAGCATGTTTCATGACTTAATAAAATTTAAAGATAAGAATTTTTTTGAAAACAATAAAACCATAGAAATAACAATAAATAATAAAAAATATATATATGAAATATTTTCTGTTTATGTAACAAGTTCTTCTGATAATTATTTAATAACAGCCTTTAGCTCTCCAAAGGATTTTATGGAATATATTAGTAAAGCTAAAAGTAAATCTCTTTTCAAAAATAATTTAGAAATTACTTCTGATGATAAAATAATTACCTTGTCTACTTGCAGCTATGAATTTAATGATGCAAGAACAGTGGTTCATGCAAAACTCATCAAACAATGA
- a CDS encoding prolyl oligopeptidase family serine peptidase translates to MKGKILKRTRALIAFFLTFTMIFSSNISVLAETSTSQEPSYRSVIEIFDWGAAITKVIIDIGQTITKDSVTTDTFKVHVVRKNTDSAKTILNEGDRKITKAYVSDKDGNAVDSGNFVVLEMEVGPELTLGSPLNFDMKTFLNSWINSEYTITQQKDITTNSKTVSGLVITNCKGEIRKIVDDFTTGSFTNSEDNVTLTFASFSPANDNKKNPLIIWLHGMGEGGTDPTIPISANKADNFASKDIQAYFGGAYILVPQAPTYWMDGFNSFGDGTSKYEKALMALIKDYVSKNNDIDKNRIYIGGDSNGGYMTMLMIRDYPEYFAAAIPTCEALADKLITDADIQKIKNIPIWFTAAKTDTVVNPNEYVVPTYNRLLKAGANNIHFSFFDNVVDTTGLYKKADGTPYEYNGHCSWIYVYNNECKETVNGKTTTIMEWLASQTKAKSTGYTSVVEIKDWGAAITKVIVDLGQTVKQGSVNKDSFSVFVTRKDSRLAKPLLEQGYRKVLNAYVSDSKGNSVSSGRYAVLEMEIGPAVTLGSPLNYYSGSNVWIDCNYIITQEKDIISGSVTVSGLVANKCTNQIRIGVDDFKLGKISYDNVTLTFASFSPANDNKKNPLIIWLHGGGEGGTDATIPLSANKSVNLASKEIQAYFGGAYILVPQAPTYWMDGFTGKADGTSKYEKALMALIEEYVSKNSDIDKNRIYIGGCSNGGYMTMLMIRDYPGYFAAAYPVCEGLKDSLITDEDIKKMMQTPIWFTCAKTDTVLPPAINTLPTYDRLIKAGAKNVQLSYFDNVVDTTGLYKKADGTPYEYNGHWSWIYVYNNECSTVINGKNTTIMEWMAAQRLNKVSTEQSNATKEVSVPKTGDNTPIASIIILMIVSMLGAYLTLRKNSIKN, encoded by the coding sequence ATGAAGGGAAAAATTCTAAAGAGGACAAGAGCATTAATTGCATTTTTCTTAACATTTACAATGATATTTTCTTCTAACATTAGTGTTCTTGCTGAAACATCAACTTCACAGGAACCATCATACCGTTCTGTTATTGAAATATTTGATTGGGGAGCTGCTATTACAAAAGTAATAATTGATATTGGACAAACAATAACTAAAGATTCAGTAACAACTGACACTTTTAAGGTACATGTTGTAAGAAAAAACACAGATTCAGCAAAAACAATATTAAATGAAGGAGATCGTAAAATTACAAAGGCTTATGTTTCAGACAAAGATGGTAACGCTGTAGACAGTGGAAATTTTGTAGTACTTGAAATGGAAGTTGGACCAGAGCTTACTTTAGGTTCACCACTAAACTTCGACATGAAAACATTTTTGAATTCATGGATTAACAGCGAATATACAATTACACAGCAAAAAGATATAACTACTAATTCTAAAACAGTTTCAGGGCTTGTTATTACTAATTGTAAAGGTGAAATAAGAAAGATAGTTGATGATTTCACAACAGGAAGTTTTACTAACAGTGAGGATAATGTTACTTTAACCTTTGCAAGCTTTTCTCCAGCAAATGATAATAAAAAGAATCCATTAATTATCTGGCTACATGGTATGGGAGAAGGTGGAACAGACCCAACTATTCCGATTTCTGCAAATAAAGCAGATAATTTTGCATCAAAGGATATACAAGCATACTTTGGAGGAGCATACATTTTAGTTCCTCAGGCACCAACTTACTGGATGGATGGATTTAATTCATTTGGAGATGGAACTTCAAAATACGAAAAAGCGCTTATGGCTTTAATAAAAGATTATGTTTCAAAGAATAATGATATTGATAAAAATAGAATATACATAGGCGGAGACTCCAATGGCGGGTATATGACAATGCTTATGATTAGAGATTATCCAGAATATTTTGCAGCTGCAATACCAACTTGTGAAGCATTAGCAGACAAGCTGATAACCGACGCCGATATTCAGAAAATTAAAAACATTCCTATATGGTTTACTGCTGCTAAAACAGATACAGTTGTAAATCCTAATGAATATGTAGTGCCAACATATAATCGATTATTAAAAGCAGGGGCAAATAACATTCATTTTTCATTCTTTGATAATGTTGTTGATACAACAGGCTTATACAAAAAAGCAGATGGTACACCCTATGAATACAACGGACATTGCTCATGGATTTATGTTTATAATAATGAGTGCAAAGAAACAGTAAATGGGAAAACAACAACAATAATGGAGTGGCTTGCTTCTCAAACAAAAGCAAAATCAACTGGCTATACATCTGTAGTTGAAATAAAGGATTGGGGAGCAGCCATTACAAAGGTAATAGTTGATTTAGGACAAACAGTAAAACAAGGTTCTGTAAATAAAGATAGTTTCTCTGTATTTGTTACAAGAAAAGATAGTAGATTAGCAAAACCTCTATTAGAGCAAGGATATAGAAAAGTTTTAAATGCTTATGTTTCTGATTCAAAAGGTAACTCTGTTTCAAGTGGAAGATATGCAGTGCTTGAAATGGAAATTGGTCCTGCAGTTACATTAGGCTCGCCTTTAAATTACTATAGCGGCTCTAATGTTTGGATAGACTGTAATTACATCATTACTCAAGAAAAAGATATTATATCAGGTAGTGTAACTGTTTCTGGGCTCGTTGCAAATAAATGCACTAACCAAATACGAATAGGTGTTGATGATTTCAAATTAGGAAAGATTAGTTATGATAATGTTACTTTAACCTTTGCAAGCTTTTCTCCAGCAAATGATAATAAAAAGAATCCACTGATTATTTGGCTACATGGTGGTGGTGAAGGTGGAACAGATGCAACAATTCCCCTTTCTGCAAATAAATCTGTTAATTTAGCATCAAAAGAAATACAAGCATACTTTGGAGGAGCATACATTTTAGTTCCTCAGGCACCAACTTATTGGATGGATGGATTTACTGGTAAAGCAGATGGAACTTCAAAATATGAGAAAGCTCTTATGGCTTTAATTGAAGAGTATGTTTCTAAAAACAGCGATATTGATAAAAACAGAATATATATAGGTGGATGCTCTAACGGTGGTTATATGACAATGCTTATGATACGTGATTATCCTGGATATTTTGCAGCTGCATATCCTGTATGCGAAGGTCTAAAAGATTCATTGATTACTGATGAGGATATTAAAAAAATGATGCAAACTCCAATATGGTTCACTTGTGCAAAAACAGATACGGTACTTCCACCTGCAATTAATACACTTCCAACTTATGACCGTTTAATAAAAGCTGGAGCCAAAAATGTTCAATTATCATATTTTGATAATGTTGTTGATACAACAGGCTTATACAAAAAAGCAGATGGTACACCCTATGAATACAACGGACATTGGTCATGGATTTATGTTTATAATAATGAGTGCAGCACAGTAATTAATGGTAAAAATACAACAATAATGGAATGGATGGCTGCTCAAAGGCTTAACAAAGTTTCAACTGAACAAAGCAATGCTACAAAAGAAGTGTCTGTTCCAAAGACTGGAGATAATACACCAATAGCTTCAATAATAATACTAATGATAGTTTCTATGTTAGGTGCATATTTAACATTAAGAAAGAATAGTATTAAAAATTAA
- a CDS encoding DUF4405 domain-containing protein: MRKINLIKMILDIVMTLVLVLLYNKRVISGLAFHEMAGLCIGGVFIIHKALNWRWIKQVTLNITKKKISLRTKICYAVDVLLLCSFTYIIVSGILISKTLFPNINVGNESFFSITHKPVAYAALILIGIHIGFHWSWVINIFKKIFGISNSKKISSFVAKVLMLVVLSSGIYSIYSTNFFGRFAMIGSAINGTNKPGIERGLNNNQLNRDNGQFENKNNINITPQNGNNGMGNFPGHGGQMPGGGNGFGNVSALSVIRTYLSIVGFFAIVTFYIEKLFIRLRTNRKCLYQN, from the coding sequence ATGAGAAAAATAAATTTAATAAAAATGATATTAGACATTGTTATGACACTTGTATTGGTATTACTTTATAACAAGAGGGTAATTTCAGGTTTAGCATTTCATGAGATGGCAGGACTTTGTATCGGAGGAGTATTTATTATTCATAAAGCTTTAAACTGGAGATGGATAAAGCAAGTGACATTGAATATAACAAAGAAAAAAATATCTCTCAGAACTAAGATATGCTATGCAGTAGATGTACTTTTATTATGTTCATTTACTTATATTATAGTTAGTGGCATTCTTATTTCTAAGACACTATTTCCTAATATAAATGTTGGAAATGAAAGCTTTTTTTCTATCACACATAAGCCTGTGGCTTATGCTGCACTTATATTAATTGGCATTCATATTGGGTTTCATTGGAGTTGGGTTATTAATATATTTAAAAAAATATTTGGGATATCAAATTCAAAGAAAATATCAAGTTTTGTAGCTAAAGTATTAATGCTTGTTGTACTATCTTCTGGAATATATAGCATTTATTCAACAAATTTCTTTGGAAGGTTTGCAATGATAGGTTCAGCTATAAATGGAACTAATAAACCTGGAATAGAAAGAGGATTAAATAATAATCAGCTAAATAGAGATAATGGACAGTTTGAAAATAAAAATAATATCAATATTACTCCACAAAATGGAAATAATGGAATGGGCAATTTCCCTGGGCATGGTGGTCAAATGCCAGGTGGAGGAAATGGATTCGGAAACGTTAGCGCATTAAGTGTTATTAGAACATACCTTAGTATAGTTGGATTTTTTGCAATAGTTACATTTTATATTGAAAAACTTTTTATAAGATTGAGAACAAATAGAAAGTGTTTATATCAAAATTGA
- a CDS encoding FMN-binding protein: MNKRNNVSYIRLVIQILFLIIMPELFTLIFGQVKQIYIYVINGDFEINKILPLTMDLLILIPLTMIFGRFFCGYLCAFGTINDLLYKLSSKVLNIRFKINKKADKYLKLIKYIVLLFCIIFVWTLGYSGLNDLNPWNAFAQITQLPPSVPSITGLSVLILILIGSLLIERFFCRYLCPLGAFLSILQVFRIVRINKNKSICLDGCGICTRNCPMGIELNKVNRVDSLDCIQCMNCTKDCTKNNIKLTIASKAINGVAVLLIFIFIFITFKGLAGQINYINPSVDSVKIEESNEIKTENKQSISNDKVNRFRGHGHGEHVVMQSKVENIQVTEGEYKDGTYTGTANGFKPGLTVEVTISGGKITKIDIVDHNETPSYARMPMQLIPNEIINSQSTNVDTVSGATRTSVGIINAVADALKQAKK, from the coding sequence TTGAATAAGAGAAATAATGTATCATATATCAGATTAGTAATTCAGATTTTGTTTTTGATAATTATGCCTGAACTTTTTACATTGATTTTTGGGCAAGTAAAACAAATATATATCTATGTTATAAATGGTGATTTTGAGATAAATAAAATACTACCATTAACTATGGATCTTTTAATTTTAATTCCTTTAACAATGATATTTGGACGGTTTTTTTGTGGATATCTATGTGCCTTTGGAACAATAAATGATCTTTTATATAAATTGTCATCAAAGGTTTTAAATATAAGGTTCAAGATTAATAAAAAGGCAGATAAATATTTAAAACTTATTAAATATATAGTTCTATTGTTTTGTATTATTTTTGTCTGGACATTAGGATATAGTGGGTTGAATGATTTGAATCCTTGGAATGCATTTGCACAAATAACTCAGCTTCCGCCGTCAGTTCCAAGTATTACAGGACTGAGTGTTTTAATTTTAATATTGATTGGTTCTTTATTAATAGAAAGGTTTTTTTGTAGGTATTTATGTCCATTGGGAGCATTTTTATCTATACTTCAAGTCTTTAGAATAGTTAGGATAAATAAAAATAAATCTATTTGTTTAGATGGATGTGGTATATGTACAAGAAATTGTCCCATGGGTATAGAACTTAATAAAGTTAATAGAGTTGATAGTTTAGACTGCATTCAATGTATGAATTGCACCAAAGATTGTACAAAAAATAATATTAAATTAACAATAGCATCAAAGGCAATAAATGGAGTTGCAGTTCTATTGATATTTATATTTATTTTCATAACATTTAAGGGATTGGCTGGGCAAATAAATTATATTAATCCAAGTGTTGATTCAGTAAAAATTGAAGAGTCAAATGAAATTAAAACTGAGAATAAACAGAGTATTTCAAATGATAAAGTAAATAGATTTAGAGGACATGGCCATGGAGAACATGTGGTTATGCAGTCAAAGGTAGAAAATATTCAAGTTACAGAGGGAGAATATAAGGATGGCACGTACACCGGTACTGCAAATGGATTTAAACCTGGCCTTACAGTAGAAGTAACAATAAGTGGAGGTAAGATTACAAAGATTGATATAGTAGATCATAACGAAACGCCAAGTTATGCAAGAATGCCTATGCAATTAATTCCAAATGAGATTATAAACAGCCAGTCAACAAATGTTGATACTGTATCAGGTGCAACAAGGACAAGTGTTGGAATAATTAATGCTGTTGCTGATGCATTAAAACAGGCAAAAAAATAA
- a CDS encoding response regulator transcription factor, giving the protein MRILIVEDEVHLAEALTQILRKHNYIVDAVNDGSKGLDNALSGIYDLIILDIMLPEMDGITVLKNIRKEGISTPVILLTAKGEISDKVKGLDSGADDYLAKPFATEELLARIRAALRRKGEVLPDNNLKFGDIELNTSALKLCKGDKEIKLILKECQLLELLILRKSSVTPKELVIEKLWGFDSDAEHNNVEVYISFLRKKLASLNSKVCINTVRGVGYILEVQP; this is encoded by the coding sequence ATGAGAATATTAATAGTAGAAGATGAAGTTCATCTTGCAGAGGCATTAACACAGATATTAAGAAAACATAACTATATAGTTGATGCAGTAAATGATGGCAGCAAAGGACTTGATAATGCTTTGAGTGGAATATATGATTTAATTATACTTGATATAATGCTCCCTGAAATGGATGGAATAACTGTACTTAAAAATATAAGAAAAGAAGGAATTTCAACACCTGTTATACTTCTTACAGCCAAAGGCGAAATCTCTGATAAGGTTAAAGGACTGGACAGTGGTGCTGATGACTACCTTGCTAAACCTTTTGCAACAGAAGAGCTACTTGCAAGAATTAGAGCTGCTCTAAGACGTAAAGGTGAAGTTTTACCTGACAACAATTTAAAGTTTGGAGATATAGAACTAAACACTTCTGCATTAAAATTATGCAAAGGAGATAAGGAAATTAAACTTATTTTAAAAGAATGCCAGCTTCTTGAACTTCTTATATTAAGAAAATCTTCTGTAACTCCAAAAGAACTTGTGATTGAAAAACTCTGGGGTTTTGATTCTGATGCTGAACATAACAATGTAGAAGTTTATATTTCATTTTTAAGAAAAAAGCTTGCTTCTTTAAACTCTAAAGTCTGCATAAATACCGTCAGAGGGGTAGGCTATATTCTGGAGGTGCAGCCTTAA
- a CDS encoding sensor histidine kinase, whose protein sequence is MFKQLRNKFLILNLIIISIMMFISFGAIYLITYQSIRSRVYEELIDVSMFYGKMDENFTPPELTIKVPHHKKPGKFENISERSISFSLLTDKQYNIISKLSTFNIDDALYENALKKILSQNKSIGTFKIDENNWAYVINPITNGYRIVFIDITSEQQILSSMIYTFILVAFIMLIVIYFISRFFANKAIKPVKEAFEKQQQFITDASHELKTPLTVINTSVDVLLSNSSDTISSQSKWLYYIKSESERMAKLTNDLLYLTQMDTSNNKMFFSNFNVSEIVENVILTMEAIIFEHNISLNYTIEPNLITFGNSDQIREVVMILLDNAIKYTNNSGSINVSLKKHNNNILLTVTNTGKGIPEEDLEKIFDRFYRIDKSRSRNSGGYGLGLAIAKAIINQHKGKIYAKSIINEKTSFYVELPFVHS, encoded by the coding sequence ATGTTTAAGCAACTTAGGAATAAATTTCTTATTCTAAACCTAATTATAATATCAATAATGATGTTTATATCCTTTGGAGCAATTTACCTTATAACATATCAGAGCATACGTAGTAGAGTGTATGAAGAACTAATAGATGTTTCAATGTTCTATGGCAAAATGGATGAAAATTTTACACCACCAGAATTAACTATAAAAGTACCTCATCATAAAAAGCCTGGAAAGTTTGAAAATATATCAGAGCGTTCAATTTCTTTTTCACTGCTTACAGACAAGCAGTATAATATTATATCTAAATTATCAACATTTAATATAGATGATGCTCTCTATGAAAATGCACTAAAGAAAATACTATCGCAAAACAAATCTATAGGTACCTTTAAAATAGATGAAAATAATTGGGCTTATGTAATTAATCCTATAACAAATGGATATAGGATTGTTTTTATTGACATTACTTCCGAGCAACAGATTTTATCAAGCATGATATATACATTTATTTTAGTAGCTTTCATTATGCTAATTGTAATTTATTTTATAAGCAGATTTTTTGCAAACAAAGCTATAAAACCGGTTAAAGAAGCCTTTGAAAAACAACAGCAGTTTATTACAGATGCATCTCATGAGCTTAAAACTCCTCTTACTGTAATAAATACAAGTGTAGATGTACTTTTATCTAATAGCAGCGACACAATTAGCAGCCAGTCAAAATGGCTTTATTATATAAAATCAGAATCTGAAAGAATGGCTAAATTAACAAATGACCTTTTATATCTTACGCAAATGGATACATCTAATAATAAAATGTTTTTTTCAAATTTCAACGTAAGCGAAATTGTAGAAAATGTTATTTTGACTATGGAGGCAATAATATTTGAACATAATATTTCTTTAAATTATACTATAGAACCTAATTTGATAACTTTTGGAAATAGCGATCAAATAAGGGAAGTTGTTATGATACTTTTAGATAATGCTATAAAATATACCAATAATTCAGGCTCAATTAATGTTTCCCTAAAAAAACACAATAATAATATATTATTAACAGTAACTAACACTGGTAAGGGAATTCCTGAAGAGGATTTAGAAAAAATTTTTGACAGATTCTATCGCATAGATAAGTCACGTTCACGTAATAGCGGCGGATATGGTTTGGGCCTTGCTATTGCAAAAGCAATTATAAATCAGCATAAAGGTAAAATATATGCTAAAAGCATTATAAATGAGAAAACATCCTTTTATGTTGAACTACCATTTGTTCATTCATAA
- a CDS encoding zinc-binding dehydrogenase codes for MKTKAVRLYGENDLRLEEFELPEIKDDEILVEVISDSVCMSTYKAVIQGKRHKRVPQDVDKNPIIIGHEFAGNIIKVGSKWKDKFKEGSKFALQPALNYKGTMWSPGYSYMYFGGDATYNIIPQEVMEIGCLLEYNGEAYYEASLAEPMSCIIGAFHANYHTEMGNYVHKMGIVEGGNMAILAGAGPMGLGAIDYALHCDRRPGKLVVTDIDEERLKRARQIFTEEEAKRCNVELIFVNTKKVDNPVEYLRSLTDGKGYDDVFVFAPVSEVVEQGDKILGRDGCLNFFAGPTDTNFSAKINLYNVHYSYTHVMGTTGGNTDDLIEALKMTEKGLINPAVMVTHIGGIDSVADTVLNLPGIPGGKKLIYTHINMELTAIDDFEKKGETNPHFKKLAEIVKRNNGLWCKEAERYLLENWK; via the coding sequence ATGTCTACTTATAAAGCTGTAATTCAAGGCAAAAGACATAAAAGAGTTCCACAGGATGTAGATAAAAATCCAATAATAATAGGACATGAGTTTGCAGGTAACATCATAAAAGTAGGTTCAAAGTGGAAGGACAAATTTAAAGAAGGAAGCAAGTTTGCACTTCAACCAGCGTTAAACTACAAAGGAACTATGTGGTCTCCAGGATATTCTTATATGTATTTTGGAGGAGATGCCACATATAATATAATACCTCAAGAAGTTATGGAAATAGGATGTTTATTAGAATACAATGGAGAAGCATACTATGAAGCTTCGCTTGCTGAGCCAATGTCTTGTATTATAGGAGCGTTCCATGCAAATTATCATACTGAAATGGGAAACTATGTTCACAAGATGGGCATCGTAGAAGGAGGTAATATGGCAATACTTGCAGGGGCAGGACCTATGGGACTTGGAGCCATAGATTATGCTCTTCATTGTGATAGAAGGCCTGGAAAGCTTGTTGTTACAGACATTGATGAAGAAAGATTAAAAAGGGCAAGACAGATATTTACTGAAGAGGAAGCTAAAAGATGTAATGTTGAGTTAATATTTGTAAATACAAAAAAAGTAGACAATCCTGTTGAATATTTAAGATCATTAACAGACGGCAAGGGATATGATGATGTATTTGTCTTTGCCCCTGTTTCAGAAGTAGTTGAGCAGGGCGATAAAATACTTGGAAGAGATGGATGCTTAAACTTTTTTGCAGGACCTACCGATACAAATTTTTCTGCTAAAATTAATCTCTATAACGTTCACTATTCTTATACCCATGTAATGGGAACAACAGGTGGAAATACTGATGATCTTATTGAAGCTTTAAAAATGACAGAAAAAGGACTTATTAATCCTGCAGTTATGGTAACACATATAGGGGGAATTGATTCAGTTGCAGATACTGTTTTAAATTTACCAGGTATTCCTGGAGGAAAGAAACTTATCTATACACATATAAATATGGAACTTACTGCAATAGATGATTTTGAGAAAAAGGGTGAAACAAATCCACACTTTAAAAAGCTTGCAGAAATAGTAAAAAGAAATAATGGACTTTGGTGCAAAGAAGCAGAAAGATACCTGCTTGAAAATTGGAAATAA